One segment of Curtobacterium poinsettiae DNA contains the following:
- a CDS encoding amino acid ABC transporter ATP-binding protein — MSEAGLEARGASGADAAVLELRGLRKAFGEHEVLRGIDLTVHRHQVICVIGASGSGKSTLLKTVNLLEGIDDGEILLQGTDIADPRVAVDAVRARIGVVFQQFNLFPHMSVLDNVTLASRQVHGIGRAQAEETARRLLDRIGLASFADAYPDRLSGGQQQRVAIVRAIASDPELLLLDEVTSALDPQLVGEVLDLVTELKRQGSTILMTTHEMHFARNVADRIVFLHRGEVVEQGSPADVLDHPQHPALVEFLARVHV, encoded by the coding sequence ATGAGCGAGGCCGGCCTGGAGGCCCGTGGTGCGTCTGGTGCGGACGCCGCGGTCCTCGAACTACGCGGGTTGCGCAAGGCCTTCGGCGAGCACGAGGTCCTGCGCGGGATCGACCTGACGGTCCACCGCCACCAGGTCATCTGCGTCATCGGGGCCTCGGGCTCCGGCAAGTCGACGCTGCTCAAGACGGTCAACCTGCTCGAGGGCATCGACGACGGCGAGATCCTGCTGCAGGGCACGGACATCGCCGACCCGCGCGTCGCCGTCGACGCCGTGCGGGCGCGCATCGGCGTGGTGTTCCAGCAGTTCAACCTGTTCCCGCACATGAGCGTGCTCGACAACGTCACGCTTGCGTCCCGCCAGGTGCACGGCATCGGACGAGCCCAGGCCGAGGAGACCGCGCGCCGGCTGCTCGACCGGATCGGGCTCGCCTCGTTCGCGGATGCGTACCCCGACCGCCTGTCCGGCGGGCAGCAGCAGCGCGTCGCCATCGTCCGGGCGATCGCGTCGGACCCGGAACTCCTGCTGCTCGACGAGGTCACGAGCGCCCTCGACCCGCAGCTCGTCGGCGAGGTGCTCGACCTGGTCACGGAGCTGAAGCGACAGGGTTCGACGATCCTGATGACGACGCACGAGATGCACTTCGCACGGAACGTCGCCGACCGGATCGTGTTCCTGCACCGCGGCGAGGTCGTCGAGCAGGGGTCCCCGGCCGACGTCCTCGACCACCCGCAGCACCCGGCGCTCGTCGAGTTCCTCGCCCGCGTGCACGTCTAG
- a CDS encoding aldo/keto reductase, whose protein sequence is MKQRVIGDVSVSAIGLGGMPMSIEGRPDERQSIATIHAALENGVTLIDTADAYHLGGHDEVGHNEELIARAVREYHDDTSDVLIATKGGHLRPEAGNWAQNGHPEYLKEAAKASAKRLGVEQIGLYQFHRPDPAVPYADSIGALAELLDEGVIRMAGISNADPDQIRTANEVLGGRLASVQNQYSPKFRSSEPELELCDELGIAFLPWSPLGGIGSAADLGTAFEDFAYIARDRGVTPQVIALAWELQKSDVVVPIPGASRPQSILNSITAPTVRLRPEDVARLDASQPAAV, encoded by the coding sequence ATGAAGCAACGAGTCATCGGAGACGTGTCCGTCAGTGCCATCGGTCTGGGCGGGATGCCCATGTCGATCGAGGGCCGACCGGACGAGCGTCAGTCCATCGCCACGATCCACGCAGCGCTCGAGAACGGTGTCACGCTCATCGACACCGCCGACGCATACCACCTGGGCGGCCACGACGAGGTGGGGCACAACGAGGAGCTCATCGCGCGGGCCGTCCGGGAGTACCACGACGACACCTCGGACGTGCTCATCGCGACGAAGGGCGGACACCTGCGTCCCGAAGCCGGCAACTGGGCGCAGAACGGGCACCCGGAGTACCTGAAGGAGGCGGCGAAGGCCTCGGCGAAGCGGCTCGGCGTCGAGCAGATCGGCCTGTACCAGTTCCACCGGCCCGACCCGGCGGTGCCGTACGCCGACTCGATCGGGGCGCTCGCCGAGCTGCTCGACGAGGGCGTCATCCGGATGGCGGGCATCTCGAACGCCGACCCGGACCAGATCCGCACCGCGAACGAGGTGCTCGGCGGACGCCTGGCGTCGGTGCAGAACCAGTACTCGCCGAAGTTCCGGTCGAGCGAGCCGGAGCTCGAACTGTGCGACGAGCTCGGCATCGCGTTCCTGCCGTGGAGCCCCCTCGGTGGCATCGGGAGCGCGGCGGACCTCGGCACGGCGTTCGAGGACTTCGCCTACATCGCTCGCGACCGTGGGGTCACCCCGCAGGTCATCGCGCTGGCGTGGGAGCTGCAGAAGAGCGACGTCGTCGTGCCGATCCCCGGTGCGTCCCGGCCGCAGTCGATCCTGAACTCGATCACCGCGCCGACCGTGCGGCTGCGGCCGGAGGACGTCGCACGCCTCGACGCCTCACAGCCCGCGGCCGTCTGA
- a CDS encoding amino acid ABC transporter permease has protein sequence MTLPAGAGTPVAAPAPSQVELERRLYRRQRGRRSVVVSVVSTLVVLAVVYFGVVNTPGWAAVQQSFFDPQTAVDTFPDILVGLWLNVRILFFSAIGVAVFGTLLAVVRGLRNPVFFPLRMLATGYTDLFRGLPLIIVLYLVGYGIPGLGVFPRLPAEVWGTIAITLTYSSYIAEVLRAGMEAVHPSQRLAARSLGLSHAKTLRLVVLPQAIRKVTPALMNDFVSMQKDVGLVSILGAVDAVRSAQIAQAETYNFTPYFVAGLLFVVISLPLIRVTDAIARRQQRREQIGGTV, from the coding sequence ATGACCCTGCCAGCAGGGGCCGGCACCCCGGTCGCCGCACCCGCGCCGAGCCAGGTCGAGCTCGAGCGTCGGCTCTACCGTCGCCAGCGCGGCCGTCGCTCCGTCGTGGTGTCGGTCGTCTCCACGCTGGTCGTGCTCGCCGTCGTGTACTTCGGCGTCGTGAACACCCCCGGGTGGGCGGCGGTGCAGCAGTCGTTCTTCGACCCGCAGACCGCGGTCGACACGTTCCCGGACATCCTGGTGGGCCTCTGGCTGAACGTCCGGATCCTGTTCTTCAGCGCCATCGGCGTCGCCGTGTTCGGCACGCTGCTCGCGGTCGTCCGCGGCCTGCGCAACCCGGTGTTCTTCCCGCTGCGGATGCTCGCGACCGGCTACACGGACCTGTTCCGCGGCCTGCCGCTCATCATCGTGCTCTACCTGGTCGGCTACGGCATCCCCGGGCTCGGGGTGTTCCCGCGGCTCCCCGCCGAGGTCTGGGGCACGATCGCGATCACCCTGACCTACTCGTCGTACATCGCCGAGGTGCTCCGCGCCGGCATGGAGGCCGTGCACCCCTCCCAGCGCCTGGCCGCCCGGTCGCTCGGACTCTCGCACGCCAAGACCCTGCGGCTCGTGGTGCTGCCGCAGGCGATCCGCAAGGTCACCCCGGCGCTCATGAACGACTTCGTGTCGATGCAGAAGGACGTCGGTCTGGTGTCGATCCTCGGGGCCGTCGACGCGGTCCGCTCCGCCCAGATCGCGCAGGCCGAGACCTACAACTTCACGCCGTACTTCGTCGCCGGGCTGCTGTTCGTGGTGATCAGCCTGCCGCTGATCCGCGTCACGGACGCGATCGCGCGTCGCCAGCAGCGGCGCGAGCAGATCGGAGGGACCGTATGA
- a CDS encoding NAD(P)H-quinone oxidoreductase: protein MRAITFDDATMSVTDLPDPEPGTDEVLIEVAAAGVNNADLQQRAGNYPPPPGASEILGLEVSGTVRAVGGGVTTVAVGDRVCALLSGGGYAALVVAPVTQVLPVPEGVDLVDAAGLPEAACTVYSNIGMLAGLRPGQTLLVHGGTGGMGSHAVLWAKALGATVIATSGGDRKVAASRDLGADLVVDHRTEDFVERVLAFTDGVGVDVVLDVVGPSYLERNLQALAPNGHVAVIASGSGRTAELDFGVLMRKRATISGTTLRARPLAEKAAIVEAVRYNVWPLVADGRVLPVIDSVLPLAEVEEAHRRVRDGEVIGKVLLTP, encoded by the coding sequence ATGCGAGCCATCACGTTCGACGACGCCACCATGTCCGTCACCGACCTGCCCGACCCGGAACCCGGCACGGACGAGGTCCTGATCGAGGTCGCCGCGGCTGGCGTCAACAACGCCGACCTGCAGCAGCGTGCGGGCAACTACCCGCCGCCGCCGGGGGCGTCGGAGATCCTCGGGCTCGAGGTCTCCGGCACCGTGCGGGCCGTCGGCGGGGGCGTCACGACCGTGGCGGTGGGCGACCGGGTGTGCGCGCTCCTCTCCGGCGGCGGGTACGCGGCACTCGTGGTCGCGCCGGTCACCCAGGTGCTGCCGGTCCCCGAGGGCGTCGACCTGGTCGATGCGGCCGGACTGCCCGAGGCCGCCTGCACCGTCTATTCCAACATCGGCATGCTCGCCGGGCTCCGACCGGGGCAGACGCTCCTGGTGCACGGCGGTACTGGTGGCATGGGGTCGCACGCGGTGCTGTGGGCGAAGGCCCTCGGTGCGACCGTGATCGCGACGAGCGGCGGCGACCGCAAGGTCGCCGCGTCCCGTGACCTCGGCGCCGACCTGGTGGTCGACCACCGCACGGAGGACTTCGTGGAACGCGTCCTGGCGTTCACCGATGGCGTGGGTGTCGACGTGGTGCTCGACGTCGTCGGACCGTCCTACCTGGAGCGGAACCTGCAGGCCCTCGCCCCGAACGGGCACGTCGCGGTCATCGCCTCCGGCAGCGGCCGCACCGCCGAGCTCGACTTCGGGGTGCTGATGCGGAAGCGCGCGACGATCAGCGGCACGACCCTGCGCGCACGGCCGCTCGCCGAGAAGGCCGCCATCGTCGAGGCGGTCCGCTACAACGTCTGGCCGCTCGTCGCCGACGGCCGGGTGCTGCCGGTCATCGACTCGGTGCTGCCCCTGGCCGAGGTCGAGGAGGCTCACCGTCGCGTGCGCGACGGCGAGGTGATCGGCAAGGTGCTGCTGACGCCCTAG
- a CDS encoding amidohydrolase family protein yields MSARQHPVTVHSARVVVPMTAPPIADGAVAVQDGRILHVGDRSWVIDQLTGSGAAFTERQWRGALLPGLVNAHSHLQYTGMAGVGRRQYDGFEDWAAAFNVDYAEPHDWRAEAADGARASILAGVTSIADIVTDIEASTALQDAGLGGIAYWEVMDWENDAWQSHGRDQVLDELDRIPTTPGAGLSPHAPYSLEVAPLLELPDIVRQRGLRLHLHLGEAAFEGERTALGPVPGLDGVDGVGHGNDWHLANVPSFRALRALGFGASATAFVDRLGVLGPDCHIAHGVYMTAADRALLRARGTAVALCPRSNAVIGLDPPPVADYLREGSPIAIGTDSLSSSPSLDLMADVTALHRIARAQGYGHRDLHERLLAAATLGGAHAMGLAVGPDRIGHLAVGARADLAVFDVDARTVPDALAELVEDGAGRAAATVIRGVVRAAAGVVTEPPAPSTAVAPPPVPSQEER; encoded by the coding sequence GTGAGCGCCCGACAGCACCCGGTCACGGTGCACTCGGCGCGCGTCGTGGTCCCGATGACGGCGCCACCGATCGCCGACGGCGCGGTCGCCGTGCAGGACGGCCGGATCCTGCACGTCGGCGACCGGTCGTGGGTGATCGACCAGCTCACCGGGTCCGGCGCTGCCTTCACCGAGCGGCAGTGGCGTGGCGCGCTCCTGCCCGGACTCGTGAACGCGCACTCGCACCTGCAGTACACCGGGATGGCCGGTGTCGGCCGGCGCCAGTACGACGGGTTCGAGGACTGGGCTGCTGCGTTCAACGTCGACTACGCCGAACCGCACGACTGGCGAGCCGAAGCCGCGGACGGCGCACGGGCGTCGATCCTGGCCGGCGTGACGAGCATCGCGGACATCGTCACCGACATCGAGGCCTCGACCGCGCTGCAGGACGCCGGGCTCGGCGGCATCGCGTACTGGGAGGTGATGGACTGGGAGAACGACGCCTGGCAGTCGCACGGTCGCGACCAGGTGCTGGACGAACTCGACCGGATCCCCACGACACCCGGTGCGGGCCTGTCGCCGCACGCGCCGTACTCGCTCGAGGTCGCCCCGCTGCTGGAGCTGCCCGACATCGTGCGGCAGCGCGGCCTGCGGCTGCACCTGCACCTCGGTGAGGCGGCGTTCGAGGGGGAGCGCACCGCCCTCGGTCCGGTTCCCGGGCTCGACGGGGTCGACGGCGTCGGCCACGGGAACGACTGGCACCTGGCGAACGTGCCGTCGTTCCGGGCGCTGCGAGCCCTGGGCTTCGGTGCGAGCGCGACCGCGTTCGTCGACCGCCTCGGCGTGCTCGGTCCGGACTGCCACATCGCCCACGGCGTGTACATGACCGCCGCCGACCGGGCGCTCCTGCGCGCCCGCGGCACGGCGGTGGCGCTGTGCCCGCGATCCAACGCCGTCATCGGCCTCGACCCGCCGCCCGTCGCCGACTACCTGCGCGAGGGGAGCCCGATCGCCATCGGCACCGACTCCCTGTCGTCGTCGCCGTCCCTCGACCTGATGGCCGACGTCACCGCGCTGCACCGGATCGCCCGCGCCCAGGGCTACGGGCACCGCGACCTGCACGAGCGACTGCTCGCCGCGGCGACCCTCGGTGGTGCGCACGCGATGGGGCTGGCCGTCGGACCGGACCGCATCGGACACCTCGCCGTCGGGGCGCGCGCCGACCTGGCGGTGTTCGACGTCGACGCCCGCACGGTGCCGGACGCGCTCGCCGAGCTCGTCGAGGACGGCGCCGGGCGGGCGGCCGCCACCGTGATCCGCGGGGTCGTCCGCGCCGCGGCGGGCGTCGTCACCGAACCGCCCGCACCGTCCACGGCGGTCGCTCCGCCGCCAGTCCCTTCCCAGGAGGAACGATGA
- a CDS encoding ABC transporter substrate-binding protein yields MTRHLRFTLAVATAAVAALALSACSAGGSSNSDGTVTDGKLTIATGDPAYSPWVEDNEPQSGKGFESAVAYAVAKEMGYGKSDVVWKRSTFDSAIAPGPKDWDLNVQQFSIDAKRKKAVDMSSAYYTTTQAVVTTSGSKAAGDTTIAALKQDAIGVATGSTSIASVKDVLGVTPQVFNSNDDAVLALKSGQIDAIVTDLPTAFYMASAQVDDGTVSAQFPDDGEGDQFGFVLPKDSELTSKVDEALKTLDDDGTLQDLQTKWLSSETGTPVLK; encoded by the coding sequence GTGACCCGTCACCTCCGCTTCACCCTCGCCGTCGCCACCGCCGCGGTCGCCGCCCTCGCCCTGTCGGCCTGCTCCGCCGGGGGCAGCAGCAACTCCGACGGCACCGTGACCGACGGCAAGCTCACGATCGCCACCGGTGACCCGGCCTACTCGCCCTGGGTCGAGGACAACGAGCCGCAGTCCGGCAAGGGCTTCGAGTCCGCCGTGGCCTACGCGGTCGCGAAGGAGATGGGCTACGGCAAGTCCGACGTCGTCTGGAAGCGCAGCACCTTCGACAGCGCCATCGCACCGGGGCCGAAGGACTGGGACCTCAACGTCCAGCAGTTCTCGATCGACGCGAAGCGCAAGAAGGCCGTCGACATGTCGAGCGCCTACTACACGACGACCCAGGCGGTCGTGACGACGTCCGGGTCGAAGGCCGCCGGTGACACCACGATCGCCGCGCTCAAGCAGGACGCCATCGGCGTCGCGACCGGTTCGACGAGCATCGCGAGCGTCAAGGACGTCCTCGGCGTCACGCCGCAGGTGTTCAACTCCAACGACGACGCCGTGCTCGCGCTGAAGTCCGGGCAGATCGACGCGATCGTCACCGACCTGCCGACGGCGTTCTACATGGCCTCGGCCCAGGTCGACGACGGCACCGTGTCCGCGCAGTTCCCCGATGACGGCGAGGGCGACCAGTTCGGCTTCGTCCTGCCGAAGGACTCGGAGCTGACGAGCAAGGTCGACGAGGCTCTGAAGACCCTCGACGACGACGGCACCCTGCAGGACCTGCAGACCAAGTGGCTCTCGTCGGAGACCGGTACGCCGGTCCTGAAGTAA
- a CDS encoding adenosylhomocysteinase: MPPAPDPATLAWASAAVRRFAAATNLLVAARRFRIVGGDPRDAAALRHLLTALGAREAEQADQQQQQPSDLVDQLWCLGTPEESTAAVEQATDRPRGTTLVVIDAGRHLPAVDEDAFGPVAPARPGVLAVPMLSDDVFLVSTGRDPEDDPAADARLRWARRSMPVARSVAAELRDGGLLRGTRIGVAMFLEPKTAVLSLLLRDAGAEVVVYAHADETDDAVADALRSAGLTVFASSTATLPEQKQLALAMLDTAPHILLDDGSHVIRLAHQERPDLLPTMLGAAEETTSGLRPLRVLTARGELGIPVIAVNDARTKTFFDNRYGTGQSTVFAVLDLVDGLASGTHRVVSGGAAVVAGFGHVGEGVALVLTALGFRVTVAETDPVRALQARFAGYTVAPLVEAVRDADLVMSATGVPDTIDLDVLRACADGAVLAVAGGVDQEIAIDDAIAAGVRRRDVGPKAERFVFPGADGGPIVLDDGGCINITAAEGNPVEIMDLSFAVQLGAVRMLLERGDELERAVVPIDPAVDDVTARAALAAFGTHVGPPILPPEHPADREPDVRTHRFGDPA, encoded by the coding sequence ATGCCGCCAGCACCCGACCCCGCGACGCTGGCCTGGGCATCGGCGGCCGTGCGGCGGTTCGCCGCGGCGACCAACCTGCTCGTCGCCGCCCGCCGGTTCCGCATCGTCGGCGGCGACCCCCGGGACGCCGCGGCACTGCGGCACCTGCTGACCGCACTCGGTGCGCGCGAGGCCGAGCAGGCGGACCAGCAGCAGCAGCAGCCGTCCGACCTCGTCGACCAGCTCTGGTGCCTCGGCACGCCCGAGGAATCGACCGCCGCGGTCGAGCAGGCCACCGACCGCCCGCGCGGCACCACCCTGGTCGTCATCGACGCCGGCCGACACCTGCCCGCCGTCGACGAGGACGCCTTCGGCCCCGTCGCACCCGCCCGCCCCGGCGTGCTCGCCGTCCCGATGCTGTCCGACGACGTCTTCCTGGTGTCCACCGGCCGCGACCCCGAGGACGACCCCGCAGCGGACGCCCGCCTGCGCTGGGCACGACGGTCGATGCCGGTCGCCCGGTCGGTCGCCGCGGAACTCCGCGACGGCGGGCTCCTGCGCGGCACACGCATCGGCGTCGCGATGTTCCTCGAGCCCAAGACGGCGGTGCTGAGCCTGCTGCTCCGTGACGCCGGTGCCGAGGTCGTCGTCTACGCCCACGCCGACGAGACCGACGACGCCGTCGCCGACGCACTGCGGTCCGCCGGACTGACGGTCTTCGCGAGCAGCACGGCGACGCTCCCCGAGCAGAAGCAGCTGGCCCTCGCGATGCTCGACACCGCGCCGCACATCCTGCTCGACGACGGCTCGCACGTCATCCGGCTCGCCCACCAGGAGCGCCCCGACCTGCTGCCGACGATGCTCGGGGCCGCCGAGGAGACCACGAGCGGCCTGCGGCCCCTGCGTGTACTGACAGCGCGCGGCGAGCTCGGCATCCCGGTGATCGCGGTGAACGACGCCCGCACCAAGACGTTCTTCGACAACCGGTACGGCACCGGGCAGTCGACGGTGTTCGCGGTGCTCGACCTGGTCGACGGGCTCGCGTCCGGCACACACCGCGTTGTCTCGGGAGGCGCGGCGGTCGTCGCCGGGTTCGGGCACGTCGGCGAGGGGGTCGCCCTGGTGCTCACCGCCCTCGGGTTCCGGGTGACGGTCGCCGAGACCGACCCGGTCCGCGCCCTGCAGGCGCGGTTCGCCGGGTACACCGTGGCCCCGCTCGTCGAGGCGGTGCGGGACGCCGACCTCGTCATGAGCGCCACCGGGGTGCCGGACACCATCGACCTCGACGTGCTCCGTGCCTGCGCGGACGGCGCGGTCCTCGCCGTCGCCGGCGGGGTCGACCAGGAGATCGCCATCGACGACGCCATCGCCGCCGGGGTCCGGCGGCGGGACGTGGGCCCGAAGGCCGAGCGGTTCGTGTTCCCCGGGGCCGACGGCGGGCCGATCGTGCTCGACGACGGCGGCTGCATCAACATCACCGCGGCCGAGGGCAACCCGGTCGAGATCATGGACCTGTCGTTCGCCGTGCAGCTCGGCGCCGTCCGGATGCTCCTGGAACGCGGCGACGAGCTGGAGCGTGCCGTCGTGCCGATCGACCCCGCGGTCGACGACGTCACCGCCCGCGCGGCGCTCGCCGCCTTCGGAACGCATGTCGGGCCTCCCATCCTTCCCCCTGAACACCCCGCGGACCGCGAGCCGGACGTCCGGACGCACCGTTTCGGAGACCCGGCGTGA
- a CDS encoding cupin domain-containing protein has translation MTESAPHPGMAARRTVTGELIEWLDVPKRAIALGMEPHPEGGWYVRTWTSPATVTTPAGERPAATLIHFLLPPGEASAWHRVTSDEIWMWHGPDTVDLQLGGDGDVPEPSATITLGPDAGRDRVNDAQAFVRGGVWQRTIPGDGEVLLSCLVSPGFSFDDFTMADDGDAAAE, from the coding sequence ATGACCGAGTCCGCACCCCACCCCGGCATGGCCGCACGCCGAACCGTCACCGGTGAGCTGATCGAGTGGCTCGACGTGCCGAAGCGCGCGATCGCCCTCGGCATGGAACCGCACCCCGAGGGCGGCTGGTACGTCCGCACCTGGACCTCGCCGGCGACGGTCACCACCCCTGCGGGGGAGCGTCCCGCCGCCACCCTGATCCACTTCCTGCTGCCCCCGGGCGAGGCCTCCGCCTGGCACCGGGTCACGAGCGACGAGATCTGGATGTGGCACGGGCCGGACACCGTCGACCTGCAGCTCGGCGGCGACGGCGACGTCCCCGAACCCAGTGCGACGATCACCCTCGGCCCGGACGCCGGCCGCGACCGCGTGAACGACGCGCAGGCGTTCGTGCGCGGCGGCGTGTGGCAGCGGACGATCCCGGGCGACGGCGAGGTGCTGCTGAGCTGCCTGGTGTCGCCGGGCTTCTCGTTCGACGACTTCACGATGGCCGACGACGGAGACGCTGCCGCCGAGTAG